The window CAAAGTATCAGAAGAAAAAATCTATGCAGTACAAGAAAAACTCAACGACAGACCAAGAAAATCACTTCGATATCGTACTCCAAATGAAGTCATTTCTGATCTCCTCTAGGGGTGGTGCTTATAATCCTTGAATTT of the Candidatus Peregrinibacteria bacterium genome contains:
- a CDS encoding IS30 family transposase, with the protein product KVSEEKIYAVQEKLNDRPRKSLRYRTPNEVISDLL